TCCTATTTCCCTTGTTCTTTCTGTTACCGATACAAGCATTATGTTCATAACTCCGATTCCGCCAACCAAAAGGGATATTCCTGCTATTGCACCAATTACGGCTGTAAAAATACCAAGTATGCGGTTAACCTGGTCAAGTTGTTTTACAAGATTTTCAGCCTTATATTTGTCTTTGTTGTGATGGACGGTTTCTAAAAGCTTTATCATGTTTTTGGCTACAGAATCTGCATCTTTTGAACTTCCTAAAAGGACTTCGATTTGATTGATATTAAATGTTTTTTCAAAAAGCTTTTCAGAAACTGTAATAGGAATATATGCAAATGCTGGCATATTTTCTGCAAAGCTTGCTGCAAGAGCCCCATTTTCATTTTTGTTTACTCCAATAATCGTTGCTGTAACCATGTTCTCCTTGTTTCCTATCCTGATAGTTTTTCCGACGCAGTCAACATATCCAAATATTTTCTTTGCGCTTATATCATCAATAACTACAACATTTTTCTTTGATAAAACATCCTTTTCGTTTAAAAATCTTCCATATAATATTTCGAGTTTGTATATCTTGTTATAATCTTCGTTTGTTCCAAAAAAAATAGCCCTGTTTTGCGACCTTTCAGTCTTTATAGAACCCATCTGCTGAAAAAAAGGCGCGGCGTTTTGAACGTCGGCTATTCTTGATTTTAATAGGGATACATCCTTCATGGAAAAGTAGTCGTTCTTACTTAATGGTGTTGAGTTGTCTACCTTTATTTCAACAATGTTTACCCCAATCTTTTCAAATTCACCGGTTATAGCAGTTTGTCCTCCTTTTCCTATTGCAACAATTGTGATTACGCTTGAAATGCCTATTATTATTCCAAGCATAGTAAGAAAAGACCTTAACTTGTTTGAAAAGATTGAGCTTATAGCCACTTTAAAACTCTCAAATATATTCACTATATCACCGCCTAGTAAATGGTTCTGTTTAATACTTTGTTATCTTGTATTATTTTGCCATCGCGTATTATTATTTCTCTTTTTGTGTGCTGGGCTATATCCTTTTCATGCGTAACCATTATAATTGTTGAACCTTCATCGTTTAGCTTTTGAAATATTTTCATTATGTCAATGCTTGATTGAGTATCAAGGTTTCCTGTAGGCTCATCAGCCATTACAATGGAAGGGTTTAAAACTATTGCCCTTGCAATTGCAACCCTTTGTTTTTGCCCACCTGATAATTCGTTTGGTCTGTGGTGCATTCTGTCACTAAGACCAACCTTTTCAAGCGCTTCTTTGGCAAGCTTTATCCTTTTAGAGTAGGCAAGACCTGCGTATATCAAAGGCAGCTCTACATTTTCAAGGGCAGTAAGCCTTGGAAGAAGATTAAACGCCTGAAAAACAAAGCCTATTTCTTTGTTCCTGATTCTTGCAAGCTCGTCGTCGTCTAAATTTGAAACATCTTTGCCGTTTAATATATATTTCCCCTTTGTCGGCCTGTCAAGGCAGCCTAAAATATTCATGAGTGTGGATTTGCCAGAGCCCGAAGGGCCAACAATTGCCAAATATTCGCCCTTTTCTATGGTAAAGTTAATACCCTTTAATGCTTCAAACTCTATTTTCCCAGTTGAGTAAACCTTCACAATGTCATGAAGCTGTATCATTCTTTCACT
The Caloramator mitchellensis genome window above contains:
- a CDS encoding ABC transporter permease; protein product: MNIFESFKVAISSIFSNKLRSFLTMLGIIIGISSVITIVAIGKGGQTAITGEFEKIGVNIVEIKVDNSTPLSKNDYFSMKDVSLLKSRIADVQNAAPFFQQMGSIKTERSQNRAIFFGTNEDYNKIYKLEILYGRFLNEKDVLSKKNVVVIDDISAKKIFGYVDCVGKTIRIGNKENMVTATIIGVNKNENGALAASFAENMPAFAYIPITVSEKLFEKTFNINQIEVLLGSSKDADSVAKNMIKLLETVHHNKDKYKAENLVKQLDQVNRILGIFTAVIGAIAGISLLVGGIGVMNIMLVSVTERTREIGIRKAIGARRRDILVQFLIEALIISLIGGIIGMLLGILFAYAIGSFLNLAPTVSVSTILIAFLFSSAVGIFFGIYPANKASKLDPIEALRYE
- a CDS encoding ABC transporter ATP-binding protein, with translation MIQLHDIVKVYSTGKIEFEALKGINFTIEKGEYLAIVGPSGSGKSTLMNILGCLDRPTKGKYILNGKDVSNLDDDELARIRNKEIGFVFQAFNLLPRLTALENVELPLIYAGLAYSKRIKLAKEALEKVGLSDRMHHRPNELSGGQKQRVAIARAIVLNPSIVMADEPTGNLDTQSSIDIMKIFQKLNDEGSTIIMVTHEKDIAQHTKREIIIRDGKIIQDNKVLNRTIY